The Coffea arabica cultivar ET-39 chromosome 9e, Coffea Arabica ET-39 HiFi, whole genome shotgun sequence genome has a window encoding:
- the LOC140004422 gene encoding uncharacterized protein — MAMGAGYYPWRRRLNLRCPDLGLRQLQGFLLASLYPSVRVSRILVALSAYCILAVNLRYHSCSSEIKKIIVSQFSSHQRKYSTANGVLSPKVLPDEAYPILQSSALQHWFKNWQELRKHKLTASTFSGAIGFWPKRRVQLWLEKIGAIEPFSGNLATCWSNIKEEEALERYKLITGNTVCFPDFQVYRKTNHEEDDWLAASPDGLVESLIYGLPSRGVLEVKCPFYDGDMTKAFPWQRIPLHYIPQAQGLMEILDRDWMDMYVWTVKGSSLFRMYRDPEYWDALKIALSDFWWKHVHPARELYTNSAISNPLFELRSFRPAPRHELCSFLVYESKRIVDNSGLIMREIHGKLVD, encoded by the exons atggcaatgggggcgg GATATTATCCATGGCGTCGTCGATTAAACCTTCGCTGTCCTGATTTAGGTCTGCGGCAGCTGCAGGGCTTCCTTCTCGCTTCGCTGTACCCTTCTGTTCGTGTTTCCAGAATTCTTGTCGCCCTCTCAGCTTATTGCATCTTGGCAGTG AATTTGAGGTATCACAGTTGCAGCAGTGAAATTAAAAAGATTATAGTCTCCCAGTTTTCCAGCCACCAAAGAAAGTATAGCACCGCCAATGGCGTCCTTTCTCCCAAAGTACTTCCTGATGAAGCATATCCTATTCTTCAATCCAGTGCTCTTCAGCACTGGTTCAAGAATTGGCAAGAATTGAGGAAGCATAAATTGACAGCAAGTACTTTTAGTGGGGCTATTGGTTTTTGGCCTAAAAGAAGAGTCCAGCTATGGTTGGAGAAGATTGGGGCAATAGAACCATTTTCTGGTAATTTGGCTACATGTTGGAGTAACATCAAGGAAGAGGAAGCTCTTGAAAGATATAAGCTAATAACAGGGAACACTGTATGCTTTCCTGATTTTCAAGTTTATAGGAAAACCAACCATGAAGAAGATGACTGGCTTGCAGCTTCTCCAGATGGGCTAGTTGAGAGCCTTATTTATGGTTTGCCCTCTAGAGGGGTTCTGGAGGTCAAATGCCCTTTTTATGATGGGGATATGACTAAAGCTTTCCCATGGCAGCGGATCCCTCTCCACTATATTCCACAAGCTCAAGGTTTAATGGAGATACTGGACCGAGACTGGATGGACATGTATGTATGGACTGTTAAAGGAAGTAGTCTCTTTCGGATGTATCGAGATCCAGAATACTGGGATGCTCTTAAGATAGCTTTATCTGATTTTTGGTGGAAGCACGTTCATCCGGCAAGGGAATTGTACACAAATTCAGCAATCTCAAATCCGCTTTTTGAGTTAAGATCATTTAGGCCTGCACCAAGGCATGAATTATGTAGCTTTTTAGTTTATGAGAGTAAAAGGATCGTTGATAATTCCGGGTTAATAATGCGTGAGATTCATGGAAAATTGGTAGACTAA
- the LOC113709670 gene encoding WAT1-related protein At1g43650 has product MRVLQGMREFYVERNKPYIVMIFIQFVYAGMSLLSKAAVNKGMNPYIFVVYRQAFATAALAPFAVFIERKTNSASLTYILLGKIFLTSLCGITMSLNLYYFALNYVSATFATAITNTIPAITFILAVCLRIEKISIQQRHGIAKILGSAVGLSGALVFTFYKGPPLYSSVHSSISHNDSKSYSKEDWIKGSLLMLLANFTWSVWLIMQGAVIKEYPAKLRLTALQIFFSSILSAAWAVGHERKAEAWKLGWNVNLLSVLYCGIVVTAVSYWLQIWVVQIKGPVFTAMFSPLALLITAIFSALIFKETLHWGSACGILLLVVGLYSVLWGKHKEASLEASEKHEAAGLETGQKEKEEEEEDEEAREEEAKGEKTLESITCQ; this is encoded by the exons ATGAGGGTTCTGCAAGGCATGAGGGAGTTTTACGTGGAGAGAAATAAGCCTTATATTGTAATGATCTTCATACAATTTGTGTATGCGGGGATGTCTCTTTTATCCAAGGCAGCAGTAAATAAAGGAATGAACCCTTATATATTTGTTGTTTATCGGCAAGCATTTGCGACGGCTGCCTTAGCTCCTTTTGCTGTATTCATTGAGAG AAAAACGAATTCTGCTTCATTGACATATATCCTACTGGGCAAGATATTTTTGACTTCTTTGTGCGG GATCACCATGAGCTTGAATCTCTACTATTTTGCCCTGAACTATGTTTCTGCCACGTTTGCTACAGCCATCACAAACACAATTCCTGCCATTACTTTCATCCTTGCTGTTTGCTTAAG GATTGAGAAAATCTCAATTCAGCAACGTCATGGGATAGCCAAGATCTTGGGGTCTGCAGTAGGCCTTTCCGGGGCTCTAGTGTTTACGTTTTATAAAGGACCACCTTTGTATTCATCTGTTCACAGCAGCATCTCCCACAACGATTCTAAGAGTTACTCAAAAGAAGACTGGATAAAGGGTTCTCTGCTCATGCTCTTAGCCAACTTTACATGGTCTGTATGGCTCATAATGCAG GGTGCAGTTATCAAGGAATATCCAGCTAAACTACGTCTCACAGCTCTCCAAATTTTTTTCAGTAGCATACTGTCAGCAGCATGGGCCGTCGGCCATGAGAGGAAAGCAGAAGCATGGAAACTAGGATGGAACGTTAATCTCCTCTCTGTACTCTATTGT GGAATAGTTGTCACAGCAGTTAGTTACTGGCTGCAAATCTGGGTAGTTCAGATCAAAGGCCCTGTATTTACAGCCATGTTCAGTCCACTTGCACTTCTAATAACAGCCATTTTCTCAGCTCTTATATTCAAGGAAACTCTACACTGGGGAAG TGCCTGCGGTATTCTGTTGCTGGTCGTTGGTCTTTACAGCGTTTTATGGGGAAAACACAAAGAAGCAAGTCTAGAAGCAAGCGAGAAACACGAAGCAGCAGGTCTAGAAACAGGtcagaaagagaaagaagaagaagaagaagacgaaGAAGCGAGAGAGGAAGAAGCGAAAGGGGAGAAGACACTAGAGTCCATTACATGTCAGTAA
- the LOC140014484 gene encoding uncharacterized protein — protein sequence MQMCLLLLYCYIGLSLVFVEGAQNVELLSLLSVKSNITDPMDHLKDWKVPSNEVEGSSIHCSWNGVWCNSKGFVESLDLSNLNLSGQISEGIQGLSSLSFLNISCNDFSSALPQSLGSLASLKILDVSQNNFVGKFPVGFGNASGLKAITASSNNFVGLLPEDLSNATSLEILDFRGSFFEGSIPVSYKNLQKLKFLGLSGNNLTGKIPAEIGQLSSLETIIIGYNLFEGTIPAEFGNLTNLQYLDLAVGTLSGQIPAELGKLKKLTTVYLYHNNFEGKIPPEIGNLSSLVYLDLSDNNISGEIPGKIADLKNLQLLNLMCNQLTGPIPDKFGELTKLEVLELWQNTLTGRLPVNLGRNSPLHRLDVSSNSLSGEIPAGLCDSGNLTKLILFNNTFSGLIPVGLSNCSSLVRVRIQNNHLSGTIPPGLGNLLKLQRLELAHNNLTGAIPEDFTLSTSLSFVDVSWNQLESSLPSSILSIPQLQTFAASNNKLEGNIPDQFQDCPSLSVLDLSSNHFSGKIPQSIASCEKLVNLNLRNNQFTGEIPRPIASMPTLSVLDLSNNSLVGQIPASFGSSPALEMLNLSYNKLEGPVPNNGILVTINPNDLIGNAGLCGGVLPPCSHKSNSILHFRKFHINHVFIGFFTGIAILIAIVVMVLVGRRLYKRWYLYRSFFKDWFKRDSTEWPWRLVAFQRLNFTSNDILASLKDSNVIGVGGTGIVYKAEVQRPHSVVAVKKLWRTESDLETGDDLFVEVNLLGKLRHRNIVRLLGYLHNENDVMMVYEYMPNGSLGAALHGKQAGKMLVDWVSRYSIALGVAHGLAYLHHDCHPPVIHRDIKSNNILLDSDFEARIADFGLARTMSHKNETVSMVAGSYGYIAPEYGYTLKVDEKSDIYSYGVVLVELLTGKTPLDPAFGEAIDIVEWVRRKVNNKTSESALDPNVAGQCKHVQEEMLLVLKIALLCTAKLPKERPSMRDIITMLGEAKPRRKSVCQNWGYTANKDKIIFAHSPVVGLL from the exons ATGCAAATGTGTCTTCTCTTGTTGTACTGTTACATTggtctctctcttgtttttgtcGAGGGAGCCCAAAATGTTGAACTCTTATCCTTACTTTCCGTAAAATCCAACATAACTGATCCAATGGATCACCTCAAAGATTGGAAAGTGCCAAGCAATGAGGTTGAAGGCAGTTCAATTCACTGTAGTTGGAACGGTGTCTGGTGCAACTCGAAAGGCTTCGTGGAGAGTCTTGACTTATCCAACTTGAACCTAAGTGGACAGATATCAGAGGGCATTCAAGGGTTGAGTAGTCTCTCTTTTCTAAATATAAGCTGTAACGACTTCTCATCTGCACTGCCCCAGTCATTAGGCAGCCTTGCATCATTGAAGATTCTCGACGTAAGCCAGAACAACTTTGTGGGCAAATTTCCTGTTGGTTTTGGAAATGCTTCAGGCTTGAAAGCAATCACTGCATCCAGCAATAATTTTGTGGGCTTGCTTCCAGAGGATCTTAGCAATGCAACTTCACTCGAGATCCTGGATTTCAGAGGGAGCTTCTTTGAAGGTTCAATTCCAGTGTCTTATAAAAATTTGCAGAAGTTAAAGTTTCTCGGGCTTTCAGGTAATAATCTGACTGGAAAGATTCCAGCAGAGATTGGTCAGTTGTCATCTTTGGAGACGATCATCATTGGATACAATCTGTTTGAGGGTACAATACCGGCAGAGTTTGGTAACCTCACTAACCTTCAATACTTAGACTTGGCTGTTGGTACTTTGAGCGGTCAAATTCCTGCTGAACTTGGCAAGTTGAAGAAGCTTACCACGGTTTACTTATATCATAACAATTTTGAAGGAAAGATTCCCCCTGAAATTGGAAACTTATCATCTTTAGTGTATCTGGATCTTTCTGACAATAACATTTCAGGAGAAATCCCGGGCAAAATAGCAGACTTGAAGAACTTGCAGCTGCTGAATCTCATGTGCAATCAACTAACTGGTCCTATTCCCGACAAGTTCGGTGAGTTGACAAAACTTGAGGTACTTGAGCTGTGGCAGAACACTTTAACTGGCAGACTGCCAGTGAATCTTGGAAGGAACTCTCCCTTGCATCGGTTAGATGTCTCATCAAATTCATTATCTGGTGAGATTCCAGCAGGATTGTGTGACTCAGGTAATCTCACTAAACTCATTCTCTTCAATAATACCTTCTCAGGTTTAATTCCTGTGGGCCTTTCCAATTGTTCTTCCTTGGTTAGAGTTAGAATCCAGAATAATCATTTATCTGGAACAATTCCCCCTGGACTTGGAAACCTTTTAAAACTCCAAAGACTAGAATTGGCTCATAACAATCTCACTGGTGCAATTCCTGAGGATTTTACATTGTCCACTTCACTTTCTTTCGTTGATGTCTCCTGGAACCAACTTGAATCGTCTCTGCCCTCTAGCATCCTATCCATCCCCCAACTCCAGACATTTGCCGCTTCAAATAACAAACTGGAGGGCAACATACCAGATCAATTCCAAGACTGCCCATCTCTTTCAGTGCTTGATCTTTCAAGTAACCATTTCTCAGGGAAAATTCCTCAAAGTATTGCTTCATGTGAAAAGCTAGTGAACTTGAATCTTCGGAACAACCAATTTACTGGTGAAATTCCAAGGCCAATTGCATCAATGCCTACTTTATCCGTCCTTGACTTATCAAACAATTCTCTTGTTGGACAAATCCCAGCAAGTTTTGGAAGCTCACCAGCTCTTGAAATGCTCAACTTGTCTTACAACAAGCTTGAGGGTCCTGTTCCAAACAATGGCATATTAGTGACCATCAATCCAAATGACCTTATTGGCAATGCTGGTCTTTGTGGAGGTGTACTTCCACCTTGTTCTCACAAATCAAACAGTATATTGCACTTCAGGAAATTTCACATCAACCATGTCTTCATTGGATTTTTCACTGGAATTGCCATATTAATAGCCATTGTAGTCATGGTACTTGTGGGGAGACGGCTATATAAACGCTGGTATCTCTACAGAAGTTTCTTCAAGGATTGGTTCAAAAGAGACAGTACAGAATGGCCATGGAGGCTTGTAGCATTCCAGAGGCTAAACTTTACCAGTAATGATATACTGGCGAGCTTGAAGGATTCAAATGTGATTGGAGTAGGTGGGACTGGAATAGTGTACAAGGCAGAAGTTCAAAGGCCCCACAGTGTTGTGGCTGTTAAAAAGTTGTGGCGAACTGAATCAGATTTGGAAACTGGAGATGACCTCTTTGTAGAAGTGAATCTCTTAGGGAAATTACGTCACAGAAACATAGTAAGATTACTAGGTTATCTGCACAATGAGAATGATGTTATGATGGTCTATGAGTACATGCCAAATGGGAGTCTTGGTGCTGCCCTCCATGGCAAACAGGCAGGGAAAATGTTGGTAGATTGGGTTTCCAGGTATAGCATAGCACTTGGAGTGGCACATGGCCTTGCGTATCTTCACCATGACTGCCATCCACCGGTCATCCACCGTGATATCAAGTCAAACAACATCCTGCTGGACTCAGATTTTGAGGCAAGGATAGCTGACTTTGGACTGGCTAGGACAATGTCGCACAAGAATGAGACAGTTTCAATGGTGGCTGGATCCTACGGATACATTGCCCCAG AATATGGATATACATTAAAGGTTGATGAGAAGAGTGACATCTACAGCTATGGAGTGGTGCTTGTGGAGCTCTTAACCGGGAAAACGCCTTTAGACCCTGCCTTTGGGGAAGCCATTGATATTGTTGAATGGGTTCGAAGAAAGGTTAACAACAAAACTTCAGAATCAGCATTAGATCCTAATGTTGCTGGTCAGTGTAAACATGTCCAGGAAGAGATGCTTCTCGTCCTCAAGATTGCACTTCTTTGTACTGCTAAACTCCCCAAGGAGAGGCCATCAATGAGAGACATCATAACAATGCTTGGAGAGGCAAAGCCAAGAAGGAAAAGCGTTTGTCAGAATTGGGGATACACTGCGAACAAAGACAAGATAATATTTGCACATTCACCAGTTGTAGGCCTTCTATGA